In Notolabrus celidotus isolate fNotCel1 chromosome 8, fNotCel1.pri, whole genome shotgun sequence, a genomic segment contains:
- the LOC117817870 gene encoding endonuclease domain-containing 1 protein-like: MSQRKMLQSSTGALLLLLPWLGGLVLGEISSEFSQCLDFFYDRTPPQGITAAGYQPICQRYRNQYHFASLYHRQHRAPLYSAYVLSPADGKRPKSTWMYEPQLVFSRASPEMKAFNITMDQNVIESQAVFQDYKNSSFTKGHLNPSMHQKTKQNREATFTLTNIVPQKAGSNSGPWSRLESEVLKKFQTFCNGSMYVITGGMPYKSEPHWINNRVSVPEYMWSAYCCPSYSANRTNSMRPFFPTYAAVGRNDKNSDEEIVPVNIKARASIRGYDVRRMSLETLEAILRQRLTMPISLFQGQCQN; the protein is encoded by the exons ATGTCTCAAAGGAAGATGCTGCAGTCCTCTACTGGAGCTCTACTGCTCCTCCTGCCCTGGCTGGGTGGACTGGTCCTAGGTGAGATCAGCAGCGAATTCTCTCAGTGCCTCGACTTCTTCTATGACAGAACTCCACCGCAGGGCATCACTGCAGCAGGATATCAGCCTATATGCCAGCGTTACAGAAACCAGTACCACTTTGCCAGCCTGTACCACCGTCAGCATCGAGCACCACTGTACTCTGCGTATGTCCTCAGTCCTGCTGATGGCAAACGACCCAAGTCCACCTGGATGTATGAACCACAG TTGGTGTTCTCCCGTGCCAGCCCAGAGATGAAAGCCTTCAACATCACCATGGACCAGAATGTGATTGAGAGCCAGGCGGTGTTTCAGGACTACAAGAACTCAAGCTTCACTAAAGGCCATCTCAATCCCAGCATGCACCAGAAGACAAAACAGAACCGTGAGGCCACattcacactgacaaacattGTTCCTCAGAAAGCAGGCTCAAATTCTGGTCCCTGGAGCCGCCTGGAGAGTGAGGTTTTGAAGAAGTTCCAGACCTTCTGCAACGGATCGATGTATGTAATCACAGGAGGCATGCCGTATAAGTCTGAGCCCCACTGGATCAACAACAGGGTGTCTGTTCCTGAGTACATGTGGTCTGCTTACTGCTGCCCGTCTTACAGCGCCAACCGGACCAACTCCATGAGGCCATTTTTCCCCACATATGCCGCCGTGGgaagaaatgacaaaaacagtGATGAGGAGATAGTGCCGGTCAATATCAAGGCGAGAGCATCAATCAGGGGCTATGATGTGAGGAGGATGTCTTTGGAGACTCTGGAAGCCATCCTGAGACAAAGGCTGACTATGCCTATCAGTCTGTTCCAAGGACAGTGTCAGAATTAA
- the LOC117817864 gene encoding zinc-binding protein A33-like, with amino-acid sequence MAEASALEELQSELTCPVCLELFRDPVILECGHHFCQVCIIQCWEAKADELSSCPKCRKSCARKLRPNSLLCNVVDSVRRAGVMDPALGITGWDHVGALEEPEEREPGSSMSSLASSSGHWPRLCLDMCEEHEEKLKLYCEDDQLPICLVCGMSRDHKTHNVIPINEAFENYKDKLSVALERVQLQTEEATLFQTRTNEKILLIKERAGDMEEKVTAEFSLLREFLQEEEERIKEKLKKQKEEKLNQLEEALTKTTEQLSQLESTADKLGIKLREEENPEQLKGIKDFIGGVESLFDRPPEVSVSLQTGEFLGPLQYKTWRKMSKIFQPAITPVTLDPNTAYPCLWVSSCCTMVQVGNIQPNLPNNPERFTRYNIVLGSEAFSSGRHYWEVEVGSKTAWGLGVAKASVNRKEEISLCPDDGFWTMVLRDNCDGTCEYEACTDAEDTLIYPTKPPRRVGVFLDYSRGEVGFYDAGDMSHLFTFYDAEFKEPVFPYFNPWPILDGYNREPLTIVTPHWG; translated from the exons ATGGCGGAGGCCAGCGcgcttgaagaactgcagtcgGAACTCACTTGTCCTGTGTGTTTGGAGCTCTTCCGTGACCCGGTCATCCTAGAGTGCGGACACCACTTCTGCCAGGTGTGCATCATCCAGTGTTGGGAAGCCAAAGCGGACGAGTTGTCGAGTTGTCCAAAGTGTAGAAAGTCGTGCGCGCGTAAGCTGCGCCCAAACTCGCTGCTGTGCAACGTCGTGGACAGTGTGCGCAGAGCCGGGGTCATGGACCCAGCCTTGGGGATAACCGGGTGGGATCACGTAGGTGCCCTGGAGGAGCCGGAGGAGCGGGAGCCCGGGTCTAGTATGAGCAGTTTGGCCTCATCCAGCGGGCACTGGCCGCGCCTGTGTTTGGATATGTGTGAGGAGCACGAGGAAAAGCTAAAGCTGTACTGCGAAGACGATCAGCTGCCCATCTGTCTGGTGTGTGGGATGTCCAGGGACCACAAGACCCACAATGTCATTCCCATTAACGAAGCATTTGAAAACTACAAG GATAAGCTGTCTGTTGCTCTGGAGAGGGTTCAGCTTCAGACAGAGGAGGCCACACTCTTCCAGACAAGGACCAATGAAAAGATCCTTCTTATCAAG GAGCGAGCAGGAGACATGGAAGAGAAGGTCACTGCAGAGTTTAGCCTCCTGAGGGAGTTccttcaggaggaggaggagcgcaTTAAGGAGAAACTGAAGAAGCAAAAAGAGGAGAAGCTCAACCAGCTGGAGGAGGCGCTTACTAAGACCACGGAGCAGCTCAGCCAGCTGGAAAGTACGGCTGACAAGCTCGGCATCAaactgagagaagaagaaaacccaGAGCAGCTCAag GGAATCAAAGATTTCATTGGAGG gGTTGAGAGCTTGTTTGACCGCCCCCCAGAGGTGAGTGTTAGTCTGCAGACAGGAGAATTCCTGGGGCCCCTGCAGTACAAGACCTGgaggaaaatgagtaaaattttTCAACCAG CTATCACACCAGTGACCCTTGACCCAAACACAGCCTACCCCTGCCTGTGGGTTTCCTCATGTTGCACCATGGTCCAGGTGGGGAATATCCAGCCAAACCTGCCCAACAACCCAGAGCGCTTCACCCGCTATAACATCGTCCTGGGCTCTGAGGCCTTTTCCTCCGGCAGACACTACTGGGAAGTGGAGGTGGGCTCCAAGACAGCTTGGGGTCTGGGCGTTGCCAAAGCCTCCGTTAACAGGAAGGAGGAGATCAGCCTCTGCCCTGATGACGGTTTCTGGACCATGGTGCTGAGGGACAACTGTGACGGCACCTGTGAGTATGAAGCGTGCACTGATGCAGAGGACACCTTGATATATCCCACCAAACCCCCCAGGAGGGTGGGGGTCTTTCTGGACTACAGTCGTGGTGAGGTGGGGTTTTATGATGCAGGAGACATGAGCCACCTTTTCACCTTCTATGATGCTGAATTCAAAGAGCCAGTTTTTCCATACTTCAACCCCTGGCCGATCCTTGATGGATACAACCGCGAGCCGCTCACCATAGTAACACCACACTGGGGATAG